A single genomic interval of Desulfovibrio intestinalis harbors:
- the rpsK gene encoding 30S ribosomal protein S11 produces MARPKKAVKKKEKKNVPVGIAHIQASFNNTIITFTDTRGNAVSWASSGQSGFKGSRKSTPFAAQVAAETAARKAQDNGMRTVGIYVKGPGSGREAAMRAISAAGLKVAFIRDVTPIPHNGCRPPKRRRV; encoded by the coding sequence ATGGCCAGACCCAAAAAAGCGGTCAAGAAAAAGGAAAAGAAAAACGTGCCGGTGGGCATAGCCCATATTCAGGCTTCGTTTAATAATACCATTATTACCTTTACGGATACGCGCGGAAACGCCGTTTCCTGGGCATCTTCGGGCCAGAGCGGCTTTAAGGGCTCACGTAAGTCCACGCCTTTCGCAGCCCAGGTTGCTGCTGAAACGGCCGCCCGCAAGGCGCAGGACAACGGCATGCGTACAGTTGGCATCTATGTGAAAGGCCCCGGCTCCGGCCGTGAAGCTGCCATGCGCGCCATTTCGGCCGCTGGCTTGAAGGTTGCCTTCATTCGTGATGTCACGCCCATTCCGCACAATGGCTGCCGGCCGCCCAAGCGCCGCCGCGTCTAG
- the rpsD gene encoding 30S ribosomal protein S4 has protein sequence MAKYTEAKCRMCRREGCKLFLKGDRCFTDKCAYDRRPYAPGQHGRARKKVSEYAVQLREKQKTRRIYGILERQFHGYFVKADMQKGVTGTNLLVILERRLDNVVFRLGFANSRNQARQLVRHGVFTLNGRKVDIPSLQVRVGDSIEVPEKNRKIPVLAEAQEVIARRGCPAWLEADGAAFKGTVKAMPQRDDIQFPVNEQLIVELYSK, from the coding sequence ATGGCCAAATATACTGAAGCAAAGTGCCGCATGTGTCGCCGCGAAGGCTGCAAGCTCTTTTTGAAGGGCGACCGCTGCTTCACCGACAAATGCGCTTATGATCGCCGCCCCTACGCTCCCGGCCAGCATGGCCGTGCCCGCAAGAAGGTGAGCGAATACGCCGTTCAGCTGCGTGAAAAGCAGAAGACGCGCCGTATTTACGGTATCCTGGAACGCCAGTTTCACGGGTACTTTGTTAAAGCCGATATGCAGAAGGGTGTCACTGGTACCAACCTGCTTGTGATTCTTGAACGCCGCCTGGATAACGTTGTTTTCCGTCTTGGCTTTGCCAACTCGCGCAACCAGGCCCGCCAGCTCGTGCGTCACGGCGTGTTCACCCTCAACGGCCGCAAGGTGGACATTCCTTCCTTGCAGGTGCGTGTGGGCGACAGCATTGAAGTGCCTGAAAAGAATCGCAAGATTCCCGTGCTTGCAGAAGCCCAGGAAGTTATTGCCCGCCGTGGCTGCCCCGCCTGGCTTGAAGCCGACGGCGCTGCCTTCAAAGGCACAGTCAAGGCCATGCCGCAGCGTGACGACATCCAGTTCCCCGTCAACGAGCAGCTTATCGTCGAACTTTACTCGAAATAA
- a CDS encoding DNA-directed RNA polymerase subunit alpha, producing the protein MLIKQGERLINARNWSELVKPDQIMREEETASGTHGKFVCEPLERGYGTTIGNAMRRVLLASLQGAAFVSVKIIGVQHEFSSIHGVQEDITDVILNLKQVRLRMDTEEPQRLTLRVERKGAVTAADIMANQHVEVLNPDLHIATLTEDVVLEMELEARMGKGYEPADMHEGLTEEIGVIKLDSSFSPVRKVAYTVEQARVGQMTNYDRLLLEVWTDGSLTPEDAIAYSAKIIKDQISVFINFDERVSGDMRNGSGESGEVNEHLFKSIDDLELSVRATNCLRSANIALVGELVQRTEAEMLKTKNFGRKSLDEIKSMLLSMGLDFGIKVDSFDKKYQEWKRKQQNEA; encoded by the coding sequence ATGCTTATTAAACAGGGCGAACGCCTTATCAATGCGCGCAACTGGTCGGAGCTTGTTAAGCCTGATCAGATCATGCGCGAAGAAGAGACCGCCAGCGGCACACACGGCAAGTTTGTCTGTGAACCTCTGGAAAGGGGCTATGGCACCACCATTGGTAATGCCATGCGCCGCGTCCTTCTGGCCTCCCTTCAGGGGGCGGCCTTTGTGTCGGTAAAAATCATCGGTGTTCAGCACGAATTCAGCAGCATTCATGGCGTTCAGGAAGACATCACTGATGTCATTCTGAACCTCAAGCAGGTGCGGCTGCGTATGGACACGGAAGAGCCCCAGCGTCTGACCCTTCGGGTTGAACGCAAGGGCGCGGTGACCGCTGCCGACATTATGGCCAATCAGCACGTTGAAGTACTTAACCCTGATTTGCACATAGCGACCCTCACCGAGGACGTCGTGCTGGAGATGGAGTTGGAGGCCCGCATGGGCAAGGGCTACGAGCCTGCGGACATGCACGAAGGTCTGACCGAAGAAATCGGTGTCATCAAGCTGGATTCCAGCTTTTCCCCTGTTCGCAAAGTTGCGTACACGGTGGAGCAGGCCCGCGTTGGCCAGATGACCAACTATGACCGTCTTCTGTTGGAAGTGTGGACTGATGGCTCCCTTACGCCTGAAGATGCCATTGCTTACAGCGCCAAGATCATTAAGGATCAGATATCCGTATTCATCAACTTTGATGAACGTGTATCAGGCGACATGCGCAATGGCAGCGGCGAAAGCGGCGAAGTCAATGAGCATCTTTTCAAAAGCATTGACGATCTTGAGCTTTCCGTTCGTGCCACCAACTGTTTGCGTAGCGCCAATATAGCGCTTGTGGGTGAACTGGTGCAGCGTACGGAAGCTGAAATGCTCAAGACCAAGAATTTCGGCCGCAAATCGCTGGACGAAATCAAGAGTATGCTTTTGAGCATGGGCCTCGACTTCGGCATCAAGGTCGACTCTTTCGACAAGAAATATCAGGAATGGAAAAGGAAGCAGCAAAATGAGGCATAG
- the rplQ gene encoding 50S ribosomal protein L17, which produces MRHSNSGRKLSRTPAHRKALLHNLAKALLIHGKICTTEIKAKELRRVVEPLITLAKRNDLHARRQAYRVLNDHALVKRLFDEIGPVFAGVPGGYTRILKLAMPRKGDNAPMAFIELTRSSEAAATEAPKAAPAAKVADEAAAKPKRARKPKADEATAESAKEEGEAN; this is translated from the coding sequence ATGAGGCATAGCAATTCCGGCAGGAAACTTTCGCGTACTCCTGCGCACCGTAAGGCGCTGTTGCACAATCTCGCCAAGGCGCTGCTGATCCACGGCAAAATCTGCACCACGGAAATCAAGGCTAAGGAGCTTCGCCGAGTTGTTGAGCCCCTGATCACCCTTGCCAAGCGCAACGACCTGCACGCCCGTCGTCAGGCCTACCGTGTGCTTAATGATCATGCCCTGGTCAAGCGTCTGTTTGATGAAATCGGTCCTGTTTTCGCTGGCGTGCCCGGCGGTTACACCCGTATTCTCAAATTGGCCATGCCCCGTAAGGGCGATAACGCCCCTATGGCTTTTATTGAATTGACCCGCAGCAGCGAAGCCGCTGCCACTGAAGCTCCTAAGGCTGCTCCTGCTGCCAAGGTTGCTGATGAAGCTGCGGCCAAACCCAAGCGTGCTCGCAAGCCCAAGGCAGACGAAGCTACGGCTGAATCCGCCAAGGAAGAAGGCGAAGCCAACTAG